A stretch of Cicer arietinum cultivar CDC Frontier isolate Library 1 chromosome 5, Cicar.CDCFrontier_v2.0, whole genome shotgun sequence DNA encodes these proteins:
- the LOC101496876 gene encoding isoamylase 3, chloroplastic isoform X3, whose product MENKPSWEISPGQTFPLGVSQVDNGVNFAIFSQHATAVTLCLVFPERGPIGTLDGGIIELALDPHLNKTGDVWHICIEDLPRSNVLYGYRIDGPQDWGKGHRFDRSIVLVDPYAKLIEGRRHFGDISMKLSKFLGTYDFDSLPFDWGENYKLPNIAEKDLVIYEMNVRAFTNDESSGLDNNIRGSYLGVIEKIPHLLELGINAVELLPIFEFDELELQRRPNPRDHMINTWGYSTINFFAPMSRYASAGGGPANASQEFKQMVKALHSAGIEVILDVVYNHTNEADDPHPYTTSFRGIDNKVYYMLDDKGQLMNFSGCGNTLNCNHPVVMELILDSLRHWVTEYHVDGFRFDLASVLCRGTDGSPLNAPPLIRAIAKDAVLSRCKIIAEPWDCGGLYLVGSFPNWDRWAEWNGIYRDDIRKFIKGDSGMKGSFATRVSGSSDLYRVNKRRPYHSINFVIAHDGFSLRDLVSYNFKHNEANGEGGNDGCNDNFSWNCGLEGETDDASIRALRSRQMKNFHLALMISQGTPMMLMGDEYGHTRHGNNNSYGHDSAINFFLWDQLDARKGDHFRFFSNVIKYRHAHKLFSHENFLSENEITWHEDNWDNYDSKFLAFTLHDRNGEDIYLAFNAHDYFLEVSLPTPPTKRRWFRVVDTNLKSPDDFVLDGVPKVGKTYSIAPYSSILLEAKF is encoded by the exons ATGGAGAACAAACCATCATGGGAAATTTCCCCAGGCCAAACATTTCCATTGGGTGTATCACAAGTCGACAATGGGGTCAATTTTGCTATTTTTTCACAGCATGCAACTGCTGTCACACTTTGTTTAGTCTTTCCTGAAAG GGGACCAATTGGCACACTGGACGGTGGCATTATAGAACTAGCTTTGGATCCTCATTTGAACAAAACAGGGGACGTTTGGCACATATGTATTGAG GATCTTCCTAGAAGCAATGTTCTTTATGGATATCGGATAGATGGACCTCAAGACTGGGGTAAGGGGCATCGATTTGACAGAAGCATTGTGCTTGTTGATCCTTATGCAAAACTTATTGAAGGTCGAAGACATTTCGGGGATATTAGCATGAAGTTGTCTAAGTTTCTAGGCACATATGATTTTGACAGCTTGCCTTTTGACTGGGGAGAAAATTACAAGCTTCCAAATATTGCTGAG AAAGATCTTGTTATATATGAGATGAATGTCCGTGCATTTACAAATGATGAATCTAGTGGGTTGGATAACAACATTCGTGGAAGCTATCTTGGTGTGATTGAGAAG ATCCCACATCTTCTAGAGCTTGGTATCAATGCAGTGGAGTTGCTGCCTATCTTTGAGTTTGATGAGTTGGAACTCCAGAGGCGTCCAAATCCCAGAGATCACATG ATTAATACGTGGGGTTATTCAACAATAAATTTCTTTGCTCCTATGAGTCGCTATGCTAGTGCTGGTGGAGGACCAGCTAATGCATCCCAAGAGTTCAAGCAAATGGTTAAAGCCTTACATTCTGCTGGCATAGAG GTTATTTTGGATGTTGTCTATAATCATACTAATGAGGCTGATGATCCCCATCCTTACACAACTTCATTCCGTGGCATAGATAATAAG GTTTATTACATGCTGGATGACAAAGGACAATTGATGAACTTCTCTGGCTGTg GAAATACATTGAACTGTAACCATCCTGTTGTCATGGAGCTAATTCTTGACAGCCTAAGACATTG GGTCACTGAGTATCATGTGGATGGGTTTCGATTTGATCTCGCAAGTGTACTGTGTCGAGGAACTGATGGTTCCCCCCTCAATGCTCCTCCACTCATTAGG GCAATTGCCAAAGATGCAGTCTTGTCGAGATGTAAAATTATTGCAGAGCCATGGGACTGTGGAGGTCTCTATCTTGTTGGAAGTTTTCCAAATTGGGATCG GTGGGCTGAATGGAATGGAATATATCGTGATGACATACGGAAATTTATCAAG GGCGATTCTGGTATGAAGGGGAGCTTTGCAACTCGTGTTTCCGGATCTTCTGATCTATACAGG GTGAACAAGCGTAGACCATATCACAGTATTAACTTTGTTATTGCACATGATGGATTCAGCTTGCGTGATCTTGTTTCATACAACTTCAAG CACAATGAAGCTAATGGGGAAGGTGGAAATGATGGATGCAATGATAACTTTAGTTGGAATTGTGGTTTGGAAG GTGAAACTGATGATGCTAGTATAAGAGCATTGCGGTCGAGGCAAATGAAGAACTTTCATCTGGCATTAATGATATCTCAG GGGACACCGATGATGCTAATGGGGGATGAATATGGCCATACTCGTCATGGAAATAACAATAGTTATGGGCATGATTCTGCCATTAATTTTTTCCTGTGGGATCAG TTGGATGCAAGGAAGGGTGACCACTTTAGGTTTTTCTCCAATGTGATAAAGTACAGGCATGCGCATAAATTATTCAGTCATGAAAATTTTCTCAGTGAG AATGAGATAACATGGCATGAAGACAATTGGGACAATTATGACAGCAAATTTCTTGCATTTAC GCTTCATGACAGAAATGGAGAAGATATCTATTTAGCTTTTAATGCTCATGATTACTTTTTGGAAGTTAGTCTACCCACACCCCCAACAAAGAGAAGGTGGTTTCGTGTG GTGGACACCAATCTTAAATCTCCTGATGACTTCGTCCTGGATGGTGTCCCCAAAGTTGGAAAAACGTACAGTATAGCTCCATACTCCTCCATTCTTCTTGAGGCCAAGTTTTGA
- the LOC101498184 gene encoding O-fucosyltransferase 7-like, with protein MSTPRVRGVGRKIINFGEISGIAYSPKGLMQKRRKVPLGILLRRFLGATIFSIVVTTIFFVHVHVSTSTTHRHDHKFNHKIPTFRDLQSWTRELAPPHLSKALLSAPKLNDSRGDPDYETLWKPPPNHGFQPCTKPTPDYKSSANSRGYLLVHTNGGLNQMRAGICDMVAIARIINATLVIPELDKKSFWQDNSNFSDIFDDKRFISSLADDIKIIKELPKDLANANRMVKQFKSWSGLDYYENEIAALWDNFKVIQASKTDSRLANNYLPPDIQKLRCRACYEALRFSPRIEQMGKILVERMRSFGPYIALHLRYEKDMLAFSGCTHDLSTTEAEELRIIRENTSYWKRKHIDPKEERSKGLCPLTPKEVGIFLSALGYPTKTPIYIAAGEIYGGESHMTELRSRYPFLMSKEKLASIEELEPFANHASQMAALDYIVSVESDVFVHSYPGNMARAVEGHRRFLGRGRTISPDRKALVRLFNKLSIGSMTEGKKLSYIVNDLHKGRVGLLRKRKGPIPGTKGVDRFRSEETFYANPLPDCLCQTESTPLV; from the exons atgagcaCCCCAAGAGTACGAG gtGTTGGGAGAAAAATAATCAACTTTGGTGAAATAAGTGGCATTGCATATTCTCCAAAAGGATTAATGCAGAAACGCAGAAAAGTTCCATTGGGGATTTTATTAAGGAGGTTTCTTGGTGCAACGATTTTCTCAATAGTTGTCACTACTATTTTCTTTGTTCACGTACATGTATCCACTTCTACAACTCATCGTCACGATCACAAGTTCAATCACAAGATTCCCACG TTTCGTGACCTTCAAAGCTGGACCCGAGAGCTTGCTCCACCCCATTTATCAAAGGCTCTACTCTCTGCTCCCAAG TTAAATGATTCAAGAGGTGATCCAGACTATGAGACTCTATGGAAGCCTCCACCAAATCATGGATTTCAACCCTGTACAAAGCCTACTCCTGATTACAAAT CTTCTGCGAATTCGCGAGGTTATCTTCTAGTGCATACAAACGGCGGACTCAACCAAATGCGTGCCGGG ATATGTGATATGGTAGCTATAGCTCGCATCATAAATGCCACCCTAGTGATTCCAGAACTTGACAAGAAGTCATTTTGGCAAGATAATAG CAATTTCTCTGATATCTTTGATGATAAGAGGTTTATTAGTTCTCTTGCTGAtgatataaaaatcattaaggAACTTCCCAAGGATCTGGCTAATGCAAACAGAATGGTGAAACAATTCAAAAGCTGGTCTGGTTTGGATTACTATGAAAATGAGATTGCTGCTCTTTGGGATAATTTCAAA GTTATTCAAGCTTCCAAAACCGATTCTCGATTGGCAAATAACTATCTACCTCCAGATATTCAAAAGCTTCGATGCCGTGCTTGTTATGAAGCTCTTCGTTTCTCTCCTCGCATTGAACAAATGGGAAAA ATATTGGTGGAGAGGATGAGGTCATTTGGTCCTTATATTGCGTTACATTTACGTTACGAGAAGGATATGCTTGCGTTTAGTGGCTGCACGCATGATTTGTCAACTACTGAGGCTGAAGAATTAAGGATTATCAG AGAGAATACTAGTTATTGGAAAAGAAAGCATATTGATCCCAAAGAAGAAAGGTCCAAAGGGCTTTGTCCCTTAACTCCAAAGGAAGTTGGAATTTTCCTTAGTGCTCTTGGATACCCTACAAAGACTCCAATATATATTGCTGCTGGGGAGATATATGGAGGCGAATCCCATATGACTGAATTGCGGTCGCGCTATCCATTTTTAATGAGCAAG GAAAAGTTGGCATCTATTGAGGAGCTTGAACCCTTTGCTAATCATGCGTCTCAAATGGCTGCTCTTGACTATATTGTATCGGTTGAAAGTGATGTATTTGTACATTCTTACCCTGGAAACATGGCACGAGCTGTCGAAGGTCATCGCCGTTTCCTTGGGAGAGGAAGAACCATATCTCCAGATAG GAAAGCTCTTGTTCGTCTGTTTAACAAACTGTCAATCGGATCAATGACTGAGGGGAAAAAGTTGTCTTATATAGTGAATGATCTCCACAAAGGACG GGTTGGCTTGTTAAGGAAGAGAAAAGGGCCTATTCCTGGAACAAAGGGAGTGGACAGGTTTCGATCAGAAGAAACATTTTATGCAAATCCTTTACCTGATTGTTTATGTCAGACAGAATCAACACCTTTAGTGTAA
- the LOC101496876 gene encoding isoamylase 3, chloroplastic isoform X1, whose product MLHQPLLCTSRSFHASLFSAAANTPKPTSLAGNLSTRHIWLKFTNQATGSTSNNSCRGIVSETRDGVKLRTTNTNAYGRAQEEVIKDEAVKGMENKPSWEISPGQTFPLGVSQVDNGVNFAIFSQHATAVTLCLVFPERGPIGTLDGGIIELALDPHLNKTGDVWHICIEDLPRSNVLYGYRIDGPQDWGKGHRFDRSIVLVDPYAKLIEGRRHFGDISMKLSKFLGTYDFDSLPFDWGENYKLPNIAEKDLVIYEMNVRAFTNDESSGLDNNIRGSYLGVIEKIPHLLELGINAVELLPIFEFDELELQRRPNPRDHMINTWGYSTINFFAPMSRYASAGGGPANASQEFKQMVKALHSAGIEVILDVVYNHTNEADDPHPYTTSFRGIDNKVYYMLDDKGQLMNFSGCGNTLNCNHPVVMELILDSLRHWVTEYHVDGFRFDLASVLCRGTDGSPLNAPPLIRAIAKDAVLSRCKIIAEPWDCGGLYLVGSFPNWDRWAEWNGIYRDDIRKFIKGDSGMKGSFATRVSGSSDLYRVNKRRPYHSINFVIAHDGFSLRDLVSYNFKHNEANGEGGNDGCNDNFSWNCGLEGETDDASIRALRSRQMKNFHLALMISQGTPMMLMGDEYGHTRHGNNNSYGHDSAINFFLWDQLDARKGDHFRFFSNVIKYRHAHKLFSHENFLSENEITWHEDNWDNYDSKFLAFTLHDRNGEDIYLAFNAHDYFLEVSLPTPPTKRRWFRVVDTNLKSPDDFVLDGVPKVGKTYSIAPYSSILLEAKF is encoded by the exons ATGCTTCACCAGCCATTACTCTGCACTTCAAGATCATTCCACGCTTCGCTTTTTTCCGCCGCCGCCAACACTCCTAAACCCACTTCACTCGCCGGAAATTTGTCTACCCGTCATATCTG gTTGAAGTTTACTAATCAAGCAACTGGAAGCACATCGAATAATAGTTGTCGTGGAATTGTTAGTGAG ACAAGGGACGGTGTCAAGCTTAGAACAACTAATACTAATGCTTATGGTCGTGCTCAAGAAGAAGTGATTAAG GACGAAGCCGTCAAAGGGATGGAGAACAAACCATCATGGGAAATTTCCCCAGGCCAAACATTTCCATTGGGTGTATCACAAGTCGACAATGGGGTCAATTTTGCTATTTTTTCACAGCATGCAACTGCTGTCACACTTTGTTTAGTCTTTCCTGAAAG GGGACCAATTGGCACACTGGACGGTGGCATTATAGAACTAGCTTTGGATCCTCATTTGAACAAAACAGGGGACGTTTGGCACATATGTATTGAG GATCTTCCTAGAAGCAATGTTCTTTATGGATATCGGATAGATGGACCTCAAGACTGGGGTAAGGGGCATCGATTTGACAGAAGCATTGTGCTTGTTGATCCTTATGCAAAACTTATTGAAGGTCGAAGACATTTCGGGGATATTAGCATGAAGTTGTCTAAGTTTCTAGGCACATATGATTTTGACAGCTTGCCTTTTGACTGGGGAGAAAATTACAAGCTTCCAAATATTGCTGAG AAAGATCTTGTTATATATGAGATGAATGTCCGTGCATTTACAAATGATGAATCTAGTGGGTTGGATAACAACATTCGTGGAAGCTATCTTGGTGTGATTGAGAAG ATCCCACATCTTCTAGAGCTTGGTATCAATGCAGTGGAGTTGCTGCCTATCTTTGAGTTTGATGAGTTGGAACTCCAGAGGCGTCCAAATCCCAGAGATCACATG ATTAATACGTGGGGTTATTCAACAATAAATTTCTTTGCTCCTATGAGTCGCTATGCTAGTGCTGGTGGAGGACCAGCTAATGCATCCCAAGAGTTCAAGCAAATGGTTAAAGCCTTACATTCTGCTGGCATAGAG GTTATTTTGGATGTTGTCTATAATCATACTAATGAGGCTGATGATCCCCATCCTTACACAACTTCATTCCGTGGCATAGATAATAAG GTTTATTACATGCTGGATGACAAAGGACAATTGATGAACTTCTCTGGCTGTg GAAATACATTGAACTGTAACCATCCTGTTGTCATGGAGCTAATTCTTGACAGCCTAAGACATTG GGTCACTGAGTATCATGTGGATGGGTTTCGATTTGATCTCGCAAGTGTACTGTGTCGAGGAACTGATGGTTCCCCCCTCAATGCTCCTCCACTCATTAGG GCAATTGCCAAAGATGCAGTCTTGTCGAGATGTAAAATTATTGCAGAGCCATGGGACTGTGGAGGTCTCTATCTTGTTGGAAGTTTTCCAAATTGGGATCG GTGGGCTGAATGGAATGGAATATATCGTGATGACATACGGAAATTTATCAAG GGCGATTCTGGTATGAAGGGGAGCTTTGCAACTCGTGTTTCCGGATCTTCTGATCTATACAGG GTGAACAAGCGTAGACCATATCACAGTATTAACTTTGTTATTGCACATGATGGATTCAGCTTGCGTGATCTTGTTTCATACAACTTCAAG CACAATGAAGCTAATGGGGAAGGTGGAAATGATGGATGCAATGATAACTTTAGTTGGAATTGTGGTTTGGAAG GTGAAACTGATGATGCTAGTATAAGAGCATTGCGGTCGAGGCAAATGAAGAACTTTCATCTGGCATTAATGATATCTCAG GGGACACCGATGATGCTAATGGGGGATGAATATGGCCATACTCGTCATGGAAATAACAATAGTTATGGGCATGATTCTGCCATTAATTTTTTCCTGTGGGATCAG TTGGATGCAAGGAAGGGTGACCACTTTAGGTTTTTCTCCAATGTGATAAAGTACAGGCATGCGCATAAATTATTCAGTCATGAAAATTTTCTCAGTGAG AATGAGATAACATGGCATGAAGACAATTGGGACAATTATGACAGCAAATTTCTTGCATTTAC GCTTCATGACAGAAATGGAGAAGATATCTATTTAGCTTTTAATGCTCATGATTACTTTTTGGAAGTTAGTCTACCCACACCCCCAACAAAGAGAAGGTGGTTTCGTGTG GTGGACACCAATCTTAAATCTCCTGATGACTTCGTCCTGGATGGTGTCCCCAAAGTTGGAAAAACGTACAGTATAGCTCCATACTCCTCCATTCTTCTTGAGGCCAAGTTTTGA
- the LOC101496876 gene encoding isoamylase 3, chloroplastic isoform X2, protein MLHQPLLCTSRSFHASLFSAAANTPKPTSLAGNLSTRHIWLKFTNQATGSTSNNSCRGIVSEDEAVKGMENKPSWEISPGQTFPLGVSQVDNGVNFAIFSQHATAVTLCLVFPERGPIGTLDGGIIELALDPHLNKTGDVWHICIEDLPRSNVLYGYRIDGPQDWGKGHRFDRSIVLVDPYAKLIEGRRHFGDISMKLSKFLGTYDFDSLPFDWGENYKLPNIAEKDLVIYEMNVRAFTNDESSGLDNNIRGSYLGVIEKIPHLLELGINAVELLPIFEFDELELQRRPNPRDHMINTWGYSTINFFAPMSRYASAGGGPANASQEFKQMVKALHSAGIEVILDVVYNHTNEADDPHPYTTSFRGIDNKVYYMLDDKGQLMNFSGCGNTLNCNHPVVMELILDSLRHWVTEYHVDGFRFDLASVLCRGTDGSPLNAPPLIRAIAKDAVLSRCKIIAEPWDCGGLYLVGSFPNWDRWAEWNGIYRDDIRKFIKGDSGMKGSFATRVSGSSDLYRVNKRRPYHSINFVIAHDGFSLRDLVSYNFKHNEANGEGGNDGCNDNFSWNCGLEGETDDASIRALRSRQMKNFHLALMISQGTPMMLMGDEYGHTRHGNNNSYGHDSAINFFLWDQLDARKGDHFRFFSNVIKYRHAHKLFSHENFLSENEITWHEDNWDNYDSKFLAFTLHDRNGEDIYLAFNAHDYFLEVSLPTPPTKRRWFRVVDTNLKSPDDFVLDGVPKVGKTYSIAPYSSILLEAKF, encoded by the exons ATGCTTCACCAGCCATTACTCTGCACTTCAAGATCATTCCACGCTTCGCTTTTTTCCGCCGCCGCCAACACTCCTAAACCCACTTCACTCGCCGGAAATTTGTCTACCCGTCATATCTG gTTGAAGTTTACTAATCAAGCAACTGGAAGCACATCGAATAATAGTTGTCGTGGAATTGTTAGTGAG GACGAAGCCGTCAAAGGGATGGAGAACAAACCATCATGGGAAATTTCCCCAGGCCAAACATTTCCATTGGGTGTATCACAAGTCGACAATGGGGTCAATTTTGCTATTTTTTCACAGCATGCAACTGCTGTCACACTTTGTTTAGTCTTTCCTGAAAG GGGACCAATTGGCACACTGGACGGTGGCATTATAGAACTAGCTTTGGATCCTCATTTGAACAAAACAGGGGACGTTTGGCACATATGTATTGAG GATCTTCCTAGAAGCAATGTTCTTTATGGATATCGGATAGATGGACCTCAAGACTGGGGTAAGGGGCATCGATTTGACAGAAGCATTGTGCTTGTTGATCCTTATGCAAAACTTATTGAAGGTCGAAGACATTTCGGGGATATTAGCATGAAGTTGTCTAAGTTTCTAGGCACATATGATTTTGACAGCTTGCCTTTTGACTGGGGAGAAAATTACAAGCTTCCAAATATTGCTGAG AAAGATCTTGTTATATATGAGATGAATGTCCGTGCATTTACAAATGATGAATCTAGTGGGTTGGATAACAACATTCGTGGAAGCTATCTTGGTGTGATTGAGAAG ATCCCACATCTTCTAGAGCTTGGTATCAATGCAGTGGAGTTGCTGCCTATCTTTGAGTTTGATGAGTTGGAACTCCAGAGGCGTCCAAATCCCAGAGATCACATG ATTAATACGTGGGGTTATTCAACAATAAATTTCTTTGCTCCTATGAGTCGCTATGCTAGTGCTGGTGGAGGACCAGCTAATGCATCCCAAGAGTTCAAGCAAATGGTTAAAGCCTTACATTCTGCTGGCATAGAG GTTATTTTGGATGTTGTCTATAATCATACTAATGAGGCTGATGATCCCCATCCTTACACAACTTCATTCCGTGGCATAGATAATAAG GTTTATTACATGCTGGATGACAAAGGACAATTGATGAACTTCTCTGGCTGTg GAAATACATTGAACTGTAACCATCCTGTTGTCATGGAGCTAATTCTTGACAGCCTAAGACATTG GGTCACTGAGTATCATGTGGATGGGTTTCGATTTGATCTCGCAAGTGTACTGTGTCGAGGAACTGATGGTTCCCCCCTCAATGCTCCTCCACTCATTAGG GCAATTGCCAAAGATGCAGTCTTGTCGAGATGTAAAATTATTGCAGAGCCATGGGACTGTGGAGGTCTCTATCTTGTTGGAAGTTTTCCAAATTGGGATCG GTGGGCTGAATGGAATGGAATATATCGTGATGACATACGGAAATTTATCAAG GGCGATTCTGGTATGAAGGGGAGCTTTGCAACTCGTGTTTCCGGATCTTCTGATCTATACAGG GTGAACAAGCGTAGACCATATCACAGTATTAACTTTGTTATTGCACATGATGGATTCAGCTTGCGTGATCTTGTTTCATACAACTTCAAG CACAATGAAGCTAATGGGGAAGGTGGAAATGATGGATGCAATGATAACTTTAGTTGGAATTGTGGTTTGGAAG GTGAAACTGATGATGCTAGTATAAGAGCATTGCGGTCGAGGCAAATGAAGAACTTTCATCTGGCATTAATGATATCTCAG GGGACACCGATGATGCTAATGGGGGATGAATATGGCCATACTCGTCATGGAAATAACAATAGTTATGGGCATGATTCTGCCATTAATTTTTTCCTGTGGGATCAG TTGGATGCAAGGAAGGGTGACCACTTTAGGTTTTTCTCCAATGTGATAAAGTACAGGCATGCGCATAAATTATTCAGTCATGAAAATTTTCTCAGTGAG AATGAGATAACATGGCATGAAGACAATTGGGACAATTATGACAGCAAATTTCTTGCATTTAC GCTTCATGACAGAAATGGAGAAGATATCTATTTAGCTTTTAATGCTCATGATTACTTTTTGGAAGTTAGTCTACCCACACCCCCAACAAAGAGAAGGTGGTTTCGTGTG GTGGACACCAATCTTAAATCTCCTGATGACTTCGTCCTGGATGGTGTCCCCAAAGTTGGAAAAACGTACAGTATAGCTCCATACTCCTCCATTCTTCTTGAGGCCAAGTTTTGA
- the LOC101496550 gene encoding blue copper protein-like, with protein sequence MAFSNALILCFFLAINMAVPTLATVYTVGDTSGWAIGDDYSSWASDKTFAVGDSLVFNYGAGHTVDEVKESDYKSCKTGNSISTDSSGATTIPLKKSGTHYFICAVPGHCIGGMKLSVKVVSKPSSSSSTAPSATPSSSGKPSPSDSTPTTTTTPTKQNESSATIVSPFLAMFFTVTWIFRYILV encoded by the exons ATGGCATTCTCTAATGCTTTGATTTTGTGCTTCTTTTTAGCAATAAACATGGCAGTTCCAACCTTGGCAACAGTGTACACAGTTGGAGATACATCAGGTTGGGCAATTGGTGATGATTATAGCAGTTGGGCAAGTGACAAAACCTTTGCAGTTGGTGATAGCCTTG TGTTCAACTATGGAGCTGGACACACAGTGGATGAAGTTAAAGAAAGTGATTACAAATCATGCAAAACAGGAAACTCAATAAGTACAGACAGCAGTGGTGCCACAACCATTCCTCTAAAGAAATCAGGCACTCATTACTTCATATGTGCTGTTCCTGGACATTGCATTGGTGGCATGAAACTTTCTGTTAAAGTTGTTAGTaaaccttcttcttcttcttctactgCTCCTTCTGCAACACCATCATCATCAGGGAAACCTTCACCTTCTGATTCCACTCCTACCACTACTACTACACCAACTAAGCAAAATGAATCTTCAGCAACTATTGTCTCACCATTTCTTGCTATGTTCTTCACTGTGACATGGATCTTTCGTTATATTTTGGTATGA